A window of the Xenopus laevis strain J_2021 chromosome 9_10L, Xenopus_laevis_v10.1, whole genome shotgun sequence genome harbors these coding sequences:
- the LOC121397922 gene encoding serine/threonine-protein kinase hippo-like has product MLTETARVKIIDFGNSWNLDPQTGLCHEADGTAHWMAPEAIRQKGQRLAYDTKCDIWSLGITAIEMAEGKPPYADIYPVEQLIREAQPPKLQSDRWSQRFVSFLDSCLKKDPSERGSAEELLQHPFITQLTPKKIIRAEIGEHLRTLQNRPAKKGLKGVALWTLKLRRACDFCTQTSAEQEAALQVALEGFSCY; this is encoded by the exons atgctcacagagacGGCCAGAGTCAAgatca tcgactttggaaacAGCTGGAACCTGGACCCGCAGACAGGATTGTGCCATGAAGCAGACGGGACTGCACATTGGATGGCACCCGAGGCCATAAGGCAGAAGGGCCAGCGCCTGGCGTacgacaccaaa tgtgacatctggtcgctgggGATAACCGCCATCGAAATGGCCGAAGGAAAACCAC CATATGCAGATATATACCCTGTGGAGCAGCTGATTAGAGAAGCCCAACCACCGAAGCTTCAATCAGACAGATG gTCACAACGTTTTGTGTCCTTCTTGGATTCCTGTCTGAAGAAGGATCCTTCAGAGAGAGGGAGTGCTgaagaactcctgcagcacccattcaTCACCCAACTGACACCTAAGAAGATCATCAGGGCTGAGATTGGAGAACATCTCCGGACTCTGCAGAACCGGCCGGCCAAGAAAG gactgaagggagtagctctctggACCCTGAAGCTGCGGCGTGCTTGTGACTTCTGCACACAGACATCggcagaacaagaagcagctctgcaagTGGCCCTGGAGGGCTTCTCCTGTTATTGA
- the blcap.L gene encoding bladder cancer-associated protein B, with the protein MYCLQWLLPVLLIPKPLNPALWFSHSVFMGFYLLSFLLERKPCTICALVFLGALFLICYSCWGNCFLYHCSASELPEAAYDPAVVGT; encoded by the coding sequence ATGTACTGTCTACAGTGGCTACTTCCTGTCCTTCTAATCCCCAAACCTTTGAACCCAGCCCTGTGGTTCAGTCACTCAGTGTTCATGGGATTCTACCTGCtgagctttttactggagaggaAGCCTTGCACAATCTGCGCCTTGGTTTTCCTTGGTGCTCTCTTCCTGATCTGCTACAGTTGCTGGGGAAACTGCTTCCTGTACCACTGCAGTGCCAGCGAGCTGCCTGAAGCTGCCTATGATCCTGCTGTTGTTGGCACTTAG